A section of the Ovis canadensis isolate MfBH-ARS-UI-01 breed Bighorn chromosome 1, ARS-UI_OviCan_v2, whole genome shotgun sequence genome encodes:
- the SGO1 gene encoding shugoshin 1 isoform X1, translated as MGARRGEFERGRRRDPRSEAGVPGVPARAAGPSRGAWCEQSDSCGGSRGPVLEQKMAKERCLKKSFQDSLEDIKKQIKEKRSKNLTEIKRKSLIIAPCQAITNTSKVLSYEDNNRMLALALENEKSKLKEAHDVILKLRRECYFLSYQLYTLKNKLMSQQTEEPAQNLELCPSGMDSKSGMDSNNDSNSRDLFVKHLPQVLEDADCPGQKESFQVEEPVPTISQDRPGFDLDSSEDKSTDIVLPRTISLRRGLKKCINSPCQTSAVDDFGISHLSEDSLELERIRFVGPPVNTRIPENVEQSVCRYNRSQIYLSPRLIHPGRSAKTKKDVYDCKSQQTKSKHGGAKERKGKEKANKRGKSKSVLKYNRSKSENKTVSQKKLSEVVTSCDAYNFNLEEGVHLTPFRQKVCNDAAGEETSNDSEVSVCESSCSGDDSDDLYVPTCKSSADLSSESARSPVPRPRPKRALRCRGSETTETPPGALPETHQSPPFSLKDITNVPLYPVMKTRKLSLSPKKNVESPPVSLRKRRCTAAVVSYKEPTLASKLRRGDPFTDLCFLNSPIFKQKKDSRHCSKKKNVTQVQ; from the exons ATGGGCGCGCGCCGCGGAGAGTTTGAACGCGGACGGCGGCGCGACCCGAGGTCCGAGGCTGGGGTCCCGGGGGTCCCGGCGCGCGCGGCTGGGCCTTCCCGCGGAGCGTGGTGTGAGCAGAGCGACAGCTGCGGCGGAAGCCGTGGCCCAG tcCTAGAGCAGAAGATGGCCAAGGAGAGATGCCTCAAAAAGTCTTTTCAAGATAGTCTTGAAgacataaagaaacaaataaaagagaaaaggagtaaAAATTTGACAGAGATTAAACGAAAGTCTTTGATCATTGCGCCATGCCAAGCAATCA ccaACACTTCCAAAGTGCTAAGCTATGAAGACAACAACAGAATGTTAGCCTTAGCTTTGGAAAATGAAAAGTCCAAATTGAAAGAAGCCCACGATGTCATCTTAAAGCTGAGGAGAGAATGTTACTTCCTCAGCTATCAGCTGTACACACTGAAAAATAAACTTATGTCACAACAGACAGAAGAACCTGCTCAG AACCTAGAATTatgtccctctggaatggactccaAAAGTGGCATGGACTCCAATAATGACAGCAACTCCAGAGATTTATTTGTGAAGCATTTACC GCAAGTTCTTGAGGATGCTGACTGTCCAGGACAAAAAGAATCATTCCAAGTAGAAG agcCAGTACCTACTATTTCTCAAGACAGACCAGGATTTGATTTGGATTCAAGTGAAGATAAGTCAACTGATATTGTCTTACCTAGAACTATATCTCTCCGTCGTGGTTTAAAGAAATGCATTAACAGTCCATGTCAGACTAGTGCTGTGGACGATTTTGGAATCAGTCATTTGTCAGAGGACTCTTTGGAACTAGAAAGGATTAGATTTGTAGGCCCACCAGTAAACACACGGATACCTGAAAATGTAGAACAAAGTGTTTGTCGGTACAACAGGAGTCAGATTTACTTATCACCAAGGCTCATTCACCCAGGACGATCTGCCAAAACAAAGAAAGACGTTTATGACTGTAAATCGCAACAAACTAAAAGTAAGCACGGAGgtgccaaagaaagaaaaggaaaagagaaagctaACAAAAGGGGAAAATCAAAATCTGTATTAAAGTATAACAGgagcaaaagtgaaaataaaactgtttcccAAAAAAAGTTGAGTGAAGTTGTCACCTCCTGTGATGCTTACAATTTTaatttggaagagggtgttcaccTTACTCCTTTCCGGCAAAAAGTGTGCAATGATGCTGCAGGAGAAGAAACCAGCAATGACTCTGAAGTGAGCGTCTGTGAATCAAGCTGTTCAGGAGATGATTCTGATGACCTCTATGTTCCCACGTGCAAGTCCAGTGCAGATCTCAGCAGTGAATCAGCCAGGAGTCCGGTCCCCAGGCCTCGGCCTAAACGAGCACTGAGATGTAGGGGCTCTGAGACAACAGAGACGCCTCCTG GTGCACTGCCTGAAACTCACCAGTCGCCTCCTTTTAGCCTGAAGGATATCACGAATGTCCCTTTGTATCCTGTGATGAAAACCAGAAAGCTCtctctttctccaaagaagaacgTCGAAAGCCCACCAGTGTCTTTACGTAAACGCCGGTGCACCGCCGCCGTCGTGAGCTATAAGGAGCCCACGCTCGCTTC GAAGCTGAGGAGAGGGGACCCTTTCACAGATTTGTGTTTCTTGAATTCGCCTATTTTCAAGCAGAAAAAAGattccagacactgttctaaaaaaaaaaacgtgaCGCAAGTACAATGA
- the SGO1 gene encoding shugoshin 1 isoform X2, with translation MGARRGEFERGRRRDPRSEAGVPGVPARAAGPSRGAWCEQSDSCGGSRGPVLEQKMAKERCLKKSFQDSLEDIKKQIKEKRSKNLTEIKRKSLIIAPCQAITNTSKVLSYEDNNRMLALALENEKSKLKEAHDVILKLRRECYFLSYQLYTLKNKLMSQQTEEPAQNLELCPSGMDSKSGMDSNNDSNSRDLFVKHLPQVLEDADCPGQKESFQVEEPVPTISQDRPGFDLDSSEDKSTDIVLPRTISLRRGLKKCINSPCQTSAVDDFGISHLSEDSLELERIRFVGPPVNTRIPENVEQSVCRYNRSQIYLSPRLIHPGRSAKTKKDVYDCKSQQTKSKHGGAKERKGKEKANKRGKSKSVLKYNRSKSENKTVSQKKLSEVVTSCDAYNFNLEEGVHLTPFRQKVCNDAAGEETSNDSEVSVCESSCSGDDSDDLYVPTCKSSADLSSESARSPVPRPRPKRALRCRGSETTETPPDQKVAQLLTIQPAAAHRESHLGTVLIVTV, from the exons ATGGGCGCGCGCCGCGGAGAGTTTGAACGCGGACGGCGGCGCGACCCGAGGTCCGAGGCTGGGGTCCCGGGGGTCCCGGCGCGCGCGGCTGGGCCTTCCCGCGGAGCGTGGTGTGAGCAGAGCGACAGCTGCGGCGGAAGCCGTGGCCCAG tcCTAGAGCAGAAGATGGCCAAGGAGAGATGCCTCAAAAAGTCTTTTCAAGATAGTCTTGAAgacataaagaaacaaataaaagagaaaaggagtaaAAATTTGACAGAGATTAAACGAAAGTCTTTGATCATTGCGCCATGCCAAGCAATCA ccaACACTTCCAAAGTGCTAAGCTATGAAGACAACAACAGAATGTTAGCCTTAGCTTTGGAAAATGAAAAGTCCAAATTGAAAGAAGCCCACGATGTCATCTTAAAGCTGAGGAGAGAATGTTACTTCCTCAGCTATCAGCTGTACACACTGAAAAATAAACTTATGTCACAACAGACAGAAGAACCTGCTCAG AACCTAGAATTatgtccctctggaatggactccaAAAGTGGCATGGACTCCAATAATGACAGCAACTCCAGAGATTTATTTGTGAAGCATTTACC GCAAGTTCTTGAGGATGCTGACTGTCCAGGACAAAAAGAATCATTCCAAGTAGAAG agcCAGTACCTACTATTTCTCAAGACAGACCAGGATTTGATTTGGATTCAAGTGAAGATAAGTCAACTGATATTGTCTTACCTAGAACTATATCTCTCCGTCGTGGTTTAAAGAAATGCATTAACAGTCCATGTCAGACTAGTGCTGTGGACGATTTTGGAATCAGTCATTTGTCAGAGGACTCTTTGGAACTAGAAAGGATTAGATTTGTAGGCCCACCAGTAAACACACGGATACCTGAAAATGTAGAACAAAGTGTTTGTCGGTACAACAGGAGTCAGATTTACTTATCACCAAGGCTCATTCACCCAGGACGATCTGCCAAAACAAAGAAAGACGTTTATGACTGTAAATCGCAACAAACTAAAAGTAAGCACGGAGgtgccaaagaaagaaaaggaaaagagaaagctaACAAAAGGGGAAAATCAAAATCTGTATTAAAGTATAACAGgagcaaaagtgaaaataaaactgtttcccAAAAAAAGTTGAGTGAAGTTGTCACCTCCTGTGATGCTTACAATTTTaatttggaagagggtgttcaccTTACTCCTTTCCGGCAAAAAGTGTGCAATGATGCTGCAGGAGAAGAAACCAGCAATGACTCTGAAGTGAGCGTCTGTGAATCAAGCTGTTCAGGAGATGATTCTGATGACCTCTATGTTCCCACGTGCAAGTCCAGTGCAGATCTCAGCAGTGAATCAGCCAGGAGTCCGGTCCCCAGGCCTCGGCCTAAACGAGCACTGAGATGTAGGGGCTCTGAGACAACAGAGACGCCTCCTG ATCAGAAAGTAGCCCAGCTATTGACAATACAGCCTGCTGCTGCCCACAGAGAGTCTCATCTGGGAACTGTATTAATAGTTACTGTGTGA